The proteins below come from a single Nitrosospira sp. Is2 genomic window:
- a CDS encoding exonuclease domain-containing protein: MSQRFVAIDFETANADLASICQVGIATFEDGKLIETWESLINPLGYFDWSNVAVHGIDEKDVIGAPTFPQVVSEILHRLENSVVVSHTSFDRTALSQAIARHNLAEVTCQWLDTARVVRRAWGQWSHRGYGLTNVCRELGIAFNAHNALEDARAAGEVLLQAFGATGMGLEEWMIRARQPINPESYEPIAREGNLEGALFGHEIVFTGALIVTRQEAAVLAAEAGCTVAADVRKTTTLLVVGDQDIDKLAGNDKSSKHRKAEKLISKGQKIRILREGDFLHIVGLES; this comes from the coding sequence ATGTCTCAGAGATTCGTCGCGATCGACTTTGAAACAGCCAATGCTGACCTTGCAAGTATTTGTCAGGTAGGCATAGCTACTTTCGAGGATGGAAAGCTTATTGAGACCTGGGAGTCGCTAATCAATCCATTGGGTTATTTTGATTGGTCTAATGTTGCGGTCCACGGGATTGATGAAAAAGATGTAATTGGTGCGCCAACGTTCCCCCAGGTAGTTAGCGAAATATTGCATCGATTAGAAAATAGCGTTGTTGTGAGCCACACGTCTTTTGACCGCACGGCTCTGTCTCAAGCTATTGCGAGACACAACCTTGCTGAAGTCACGTGCCAATGGCTAGATACCGCCCGTGTAGTACGACGAGCGTGGGGTCAGTGGTCGCATCGAGGATATGGGCTGACCAACGTATGCAGGGAGCTAGGGATAGCTTTCAATGCACACAACGCCCTTGAGGATGCTCGAGCTGCTGGGGAAGTCCTTCTTCAAGCATTCGGGGCAACAGGGATGGGCCTTGAGGAGTGGATGATAAGAGCACGGCAGCCTATTAACCCTGAGTCTTATGAACCGATAGCAAGGGAAGGGAATCTCGAGGGCGCATTATTTGGACACGAAATCGTGTTTACCGGAGCGCTAATTGTAACCCGACAGGAAGCTGCAGTTCTTGCCGCTGAGGCGGGTTGCACCGTTGCAGCGGACGTTAGAAAGACAACAACTCTGCTTGTTGTAGGCGACCAGGATATCGACAAACTTGCTGGGAACGACAAGAGCAGCAAACATAGGAAAGCTGAAAAACTGATATCTAAGGGCCAGAAAATCCGCATTTTAAGGGAAGGTGACTTCCTTCACATCGTGGGGCTTGAAAGCTGA
- a CDS encoding PEP-CTERM sorting domain-containing protein, translating to MRTTNTLVATLAITLSLGGGAANANFSGPYDVSNWKADGVITDEAPASITLYHQAVPMGESGSSSFVTKALDESNVSFNWNTNVGPEYAGGLTFEFLLNGVYTLLADSDDGSRSGSFSQRLHAGDEFGFNLCCSEHFALGYSAKISEFSVTTVPEPETYALLVAGLGLVGVMAGRRSALPNL from the coding sequence ATGAGAACGACAAACACATTGGTTGCTACCTTAGCTATTACACTGAGTTTAGGTGGCGGAGCGGCAAATGCTAACTTTAGCGGTCCTTATGACGTGAGTAATTGGAAAGCCGATGGGGTCATCACTGATGAAGCACCTGCCTCTATCACTTTGTACCATCAAGCTGTGCCAATGGGTGAATCAGGGTCATCATCTTTTGTTACGAAGGCTCTGGATGAGAGTAACGTTAGCTTTAACTGGAACACAAACGTTGGTCCTGAATACGCTGGTGGACTTACGTTTGAATTTTTGCTGAACGGTGTTTATACGCTGTTGGCTGATTCAGATGATGGGTCGCGCTCAGGTTCATTTTCTCAGCGTTTGCATGCAGGAGACGAATTCGGCTTTAACCTGTGTTGTTCCGAACACTTCGCCCTCGGTTACAGTGCGAAAATTTCTGAGTTCAGTGTTACAACCGTGCCCGAACCTGAAACCTACGCGTTGCTAGTCGCCGGTCTGGGGCTAGTAGGCGTTATGGCAGGTCGCAGGAGCGCGTTACCTAATTTGTGA
- a CDS encoding IS481 family transposase encodes MNLQAQRDISHKLKVFEHAAGSGNVAFTCRHFGISRETYYQWKRAYAAHGERGLINSKPCPEDPKLRASAFIEEKIIYLRRNYHFGQVRISWYLARYHDIRISAGGVYKVLKRQGLNRLPDRQRKRSIPTIRYEKQVPGHHVQVDVKFLDLKTQEGHKIRYFQYTAIDDATRIRALKIYERHTQQNAIDFVDYVIAKFPFRINTIRTDNGHEFQVKFHWHLEDIGIRHSYIKPRTPRLNGKVERSHGTDQREFYQLLTYTDDVDLHAKLAEWEAFYNYHRPHGGLGGKTPYERLVEKMR; translated from the coding sequence ATGAACCTACAAGCACAAAGAGATATTTCCCACAAACTGAAGGTGTTCGAACATGCAGCTGGCTCTGGCAACGTGGCTTTCACCTGCAGACATTTTGGAATTTCAAGAGAAACCTACTATCAGTGGAAGCGGGCTTATGCAGCGCACGGGGAGAGGGGGTTAATCAATAGCAAGCCGTGCCCGGAGGATCCCAAGTTACGTGCATCTGCGTTTATTGAAGAAAAGATCATTTATCTGCGCCGCAACTATCACTTCGGTCAGGTAAGGATCAGCTGGTATCTGGCTCGTTATCACGATATCAGGATATCTGCTGGCGGGGTGTACAAGGTGTTAAAGCGTCAAGGCCTAAATCGCCTGCCTGACCGCCAGCGCAAAAGATCAATTCCGACAATTCGCTATGAGAAGCAGGTACCGGGACACCATGTGCAGGTCGATGTGAAATTCCTCGATCTTAAAACTCAGGAAGGCCACAAGATTCGGTACTTCCAATATACGGCCATTGATGATGCAACACGCATTCGTGCTTTAAAGATTTATGAGCGGCATACGCAACAGAATGCGATCGACTTCGTGGATTACGTCATCGCCAAGTTCCCTTTCCGGATCAATACTATTCGCACCGATAACGGCCACGAATTTCAGGTCAAGTTCCACTGGCACCTGGAAGACATCGGCATACGCCATTCCTATATCAAACCTCGAACCCCACGACTGAACGGCAAGGTGGAGCGCTCGCATGGAACAGATCAGCGCGAGTTTTACCAGCTACTGACCTATACAGACGATGTTGACTTGCATGCCAAATTAGCTGAATGGGAAGCTTTCTATAACTATCACAGGCCGCATGGTGGGTTAGGTGGAAAAACGCCCTATGAACGTTTGGTCGAAAAAATGCGATAA